In Tsuneonella amylolytica, one genomic interval encodes:
- a CDS encoding PAS domain-containing protein, with translation MDNLRAQFGLVDYDEDDFGVGEEEAVREPPPSPIGQDERRMQVRAYNHWAGLLGDGNFPSIEDLDPASLGDFGPYSVLLDFTNGIDDPAIRFLGTELGRECDIDPSIGRLGDVPSRSLLSRITDHYMQILANQAPIGFEAEFVNQRGATILYRGILLPYSSDDDTIDFIYGVINWKEVADQLTSDELLLEIDSALEDDTDMIEATMDDRPRSPAPVTDWADGPGTVSAPLGAAGVPVSPLATKPAEDRFPQPAFGGGIHDDGEDDGEDDGDEAGLYEAIEAVDDEPESANRFGSLLSLGGGTPARADFDEDDDDFGDDDEDPVAKWLGRHTPLRSADDIADDDGATLESQPYELGEDASYAGIDDDFADEPFELTEAVEDEAAADEPAFAVPEAYEPETSEPVALETGASLPLEADYSAAAQTQNLASAGMAEPAPQPALAATGDESGMHDCLAAARELALAAKSSEDRSRSALYAAVGRAYDFSLAAQAEPQEFAELVEDSGLTMQDRAPMTPVVKLVFGADYDKTRIAEYASVLSFAHREGIERGALADFLSRAEGGLKGVVQAERAARKSADAAVRETPREALARKLRAIAPMGFEDIPAEGEEFAVVVIRRVAGEVVVLGEVADVPLVERVARKLVA, from the coding sequence ATGGATAACCTGCGGGCTCAGTTCGGACTGGTCGACTACGACGAGGACGATTTCGGCGTCGGCGAGGAGGAGGCGGTGCGCGAACCGCCGCCGAGCCCCATCGGCCAGGACGAGCGCCGCATGCAGGTACGCGCCTACAACCACTGGGCCGGCCTCTTGGGCGACGGAAACTTCCCCTCGATCGAGGATCTCGATCCGGCGTCGCTCGGCGATTTCGGGCCCTATTCGGTCCTGCTCGACTTCACCAACGGGATCGACGATCCGGCGATTCGCTTCCTCGGGACCGAGCTCGGCCGCGAATGCGACATCGACCCGTCGATCGGCAGGCTCGGCGATGTGCCCAGCCGCTCGCTGCTCAGTCGCATCACCGACCACTACATGCAGATCCTGGCCAACCAGGCACCGATCGGGTTCGAGGCTGAGTTCGTAAACCAGCGCGGCGCGACGATCCTCTATCGCGGCATCCTGCTGCCGTACTCCAGCGACGACGACACCATCGACTTCATCTACGGCGTCATCAACTGGAAGGAGGTGGCCGACCAGCTGACCAGCGACGAGCTCCTGCTCGAGATCGACAGCGCGCTCGAAGACGATACCGACATGATCGAAGCCACCATGGACGACCGTCCGCGCAGCCCCGCCCCGGTGACCGACTGGGCCGATGGCCCGGGAACCGTTTCCGCGCCGCTCGGCGCCGCCGGCGTGCCGGTATCCCCGCTGGCGACGAAGCCGGCCGAGGATCGCTTTCCCCAGCCCGCGTTCGGCGGCGGCATTCACGATGACGGCGAGGACGATGGCGAGGACGATGGCGACGAGGCCGGTCTTTACGAGGCGATCGAGGCGGTCGACGACGAGCCCGAAAGCGCGAACCGGTTCGGATCGCTTCTCTCGCTCGGCGGCGGCACACCCGCGCGCGCCGACTTCGACGAGGACGACGACGATTTCGGCGACGACGACGAGGACCCGGTGGCCAAATGGCTCGGCCGGCACACCCCGCTTCGCAGCGCGGACGACATCGCGGACGACGACGGCGCGACGCTGGAGTCGCAGCCATACGAACTCGGTGAAGACGCGTCATACGCCGGAATCGACGACGACTTCGCGGACGAACCGTTCGAGCTGACCGAGGCGGTCGAGGACGAGGCTGCCGCCGATGAACCCGCCTTCGCGGTTCCCGAGGCTTACGAGCCCGAGACAAGCGAACCGGTAGCGCTCGAAACGGGAGCGTCGCTTCCGCTCGAAGCCGATTATTCCGCTGCCGCGCAGACGCAAAACCTTGCATCCGCCGGGATGGCCGAGCCCGCACCGCAGCCCGCGCTCGCCGCGACCGGCGACGAATCGGGCATGCACGATTGCCTTGCCGCGGCCCGCGAACTGGCGCTGGCGGCGAAGAGCAGCGAAGATCGCAGCCGCAGCGCGCTTTACGCCGCGGTCGGCCGCGCCTACGATTTCAGCCTGGCCGCGCAGGCCGAGCCGCAGGAGTTCGCCGAGCTGGTCGAGGACAGCGGCCTCACCATGCAGGACCGCGCGCCGATGACCCCGGTCGTCAAGCTCGTATTCGGTGCCGATTACGACAAGACCCGCATCGCCGAATACGCCTCGGTCCTCAGCTTCGCGCATCGCGAGGGGATCGAGCGCGGCGCGCTGGCGGATTTCCTGTCGCGGGCCGAAGGCGGCCTCAAGGGTGTGGTCCAGGCCGAACGTGCCGCGCGCAAGAGCGCCGACGCCGCCGTCCGCGAGACCCCGCGCGAGGCACTCGCCCGCAAGCTGCGCGCGATCGCGCCGATGGGTTTCGAGGACATTCCGGCCGAGGGCGAGGAGTTCGCGGTCGTGGTGATTCGCCGCGTGGCGGGCGAGGTCGTGGTGCTGGGCGAAGTGGCCGACGTGCCGCTGGTCGAGCGGGTCGCGCGCAAGCTCGTCGCCTGA
- a CDS encoding DUF2141 domain-containing protein, whose protein sequence is MIPAIVVAAAATTGLTAAAPTHDVNVSVSGMRSGKGVVRACMTANAARFPKCAGDPASYRLVVPAADAKKLVFRNVTPGKYAIALLHDENDNGKADRALGMMPKEGFGFSRDAPVRMAPPKYDDAVFAVGARDVSMAIDMRYMF, encoded by the coding sequence GTGATTCCGGCGATCGTCGTGGCGGCAGCCGCGACGACGGGATTGACGGCAGCCGCGCCGACGCACGACGTCAACGTGTCGGTCAGCGGCATGCGATCGGGCAAGGGCGTGGTGCGGGCCTGCATGACGGCCAACGCGGCCCGCTTCCCGAAATGCGCGGGCGATCCGGCATCCTACCGCCTCGTCGTCCCGGCGGCCGACGCGAAGAAGCTGGTGTTTCGCAACGTGACACCGGGCAAGTACGCCATCGCGCTGCTTCACGACGAGAACGACAACGGCAAGGCCGACCGCGCGCTCGGCATGATGCCGAAGGAAGGGTTCGGCTTCTCGCGCGATGCGCCGGTCCGGATGGCCCCGCCGAAGTACGACGACGCCGTCTTCGCCGTGGGCGCGCGTGACGTCAGCATGGCGATCGACATGCGGTACATGTTCTGA
- a CDS encoding sterol desaturase family protein, whose product MLAAVILSAAAMTAIVAVRYLIASGAFAWATTRVRPGQYAALGPQIRREIGWSLASAAIYGIPAGVIAWGWQERGWTRIYTGWTDYPLWYLPLSVLLYLFAHDTWFYWTHRFMHRPRPFKTMHAVHHASRPPTAWAAMSFHPWEAITGAVVIPALVFLVPIHAAMLGVVLTVMTVMGVTNHMGWEMFPRRIVHGKAGEWLITASHHQRHHDLYRCNYGLYFRVWDKLCGTDRGLASP is encoded by the coding sequence ATGCTTGCCGCCGTCATCCTGTCCGCCGCCGCGATGACCGCGATCGTCGCCGTGCGCTACCTGATCGCAAGCGGGGCGTTCGCATGGGCGACCACCAGAGTGCGCCCCGGCCAATACGCCGCGCTCGGCCCCCAGATCCGCCGCGAGATCGGCTGGTCGCTCGCCTCCGCGGCGATCTACGGCATTCCGGCCGGCGTCATCGCATGGGGCTGGCAGGAACGCGGGTGGACCCGGATCTACACCGGCTGGACGGACTATCCGCTGTGGTATCTGCCGCTCAGCGTGCTTCTGTACCTTTTCGCGCACGACACGTGGTTCTACTGGACCCACCGGTTCATGCATCGCCCGCGCCCGTTCAAGACGATGCACGCGGTCCATCACGCCAGCCGCCCGCCCACCGCATGGGCGGCGATGAGCTTCCATCCGTGGGAGGCGATCACGGGCGCGGTGGTCATTCCGGCGCTCGTCTTCCTCGTGCCGATCCACGCCGCGATGCTGGGCGTCGTGCTGACGGTCATGACCGTAATGGGCGTCACCAATCACATGGGGTGGGAGATGTTCCCCCGCCGCATCGTTCATGGAAAAGCAGGGGAATGGCTGATAACCGCCAGCCACCACCAACGACATCACGACCTCTACCGATGCAACTACGGCCTCTATTTTCGCGTCTGGGACAAGCTGTGCGGCACCGACCGCGGGCTGGCATCGCCGTGA
- a CDS encoding MmcB family DNA repair protein, with the protein MPDSPALTLASERHDAIAVCRGISRLFARNDIWCLPEMPLRNGRRADLMGVDPKGRIVIVEVKVSRADLVGDGKWPDYLDFCDRFYWGVPPGIDRAILEGDDFRPDCCGVIVADGYDAEIVRPAPSHPLAPARRKVEVERLARAALRRQVVASDPHCAPWGQGS; encoded by the coding sequence ATGCCCGATTCACCTGCCCTGACGCTCGCCTCGGAACGGCACGACGCGATCGCCGTCTGCCGCGGTATCAGCCGGCTGTTCGCCCGCAACGACATCTGGTGCCTGCCCGAAATGCCGCTGCGCAACGGGCGGCGGGCGGACCTGATGGGTGTCGATCCGAAAGGACGGATCGTGATCGTCGAGGTCAAGGTCAGCCGCGCGGATCTGGTCGGCGACGGCAAGTGGCCCGACTATCTCGATTTTTGCGACCGGTTCTACTGGGGGGTGCCCCCCGGGATCGATCGCGCGATCCTCGAAGGGGACGATTTCAGGCCCGATTGTTGCGGGGTCATCGTGGCCGACGGGTACGATGCGGAGATCGTCCGCCCCGCGCCCAGCCACCCGCTCGCACCGGCGCGGCGCAAGGTGGAGGTTGAGCGGCTCGCCCGCGCGGCGCTGCGGCGTCAGGTCGTGGCGTCGGACCCGCATTGCGCGCCGTGGGGCCAAGGCAGCTAG
- a CDS encoding sigma-70 family RNA polymerase sigma factor, whose translation MAADGPADTLGTDLVATGRGDRTAFCRVYRATAPRLLAICQNVTRDRAAAEDVLQAVFVKIWQSAARFDPERARPMTWLGSIARNAAIDWYRAQRPAGDRSDQAIEAIPSATEPVDARIIREEGEDRAMGLVHELDEDLESQVRRIYLEGMTYAEAAEADGIPLGTLKSRVRRALITIRAKMLDD comes from the coding sequence ATGGCGGCTGACGGTCCGGCTGATACCCTCGGCACCGATCTCGTCGCGACGGGCAGGGGCGACCGGACGGCTTTTTGCAGGGTTTATCGGGCGACGGCACCCCGGCTGCTGGCGATCTGCCAGAACGTGACCCGCGACCGCGCTGCCGCGGAAGACGTGCTGCAGGCGGTGTTCGTCAAGATCTGGCAATCGGCCGCCCGCTTCGATCCCGAACGGGCACGTCCGATGACCTGGCTCGGCTCGATCGCGCGCAACGCGGCGATCGACTGGTATCGCGCCCAGCGCCCCGCCGGCGACCGGTCGGACCAGGCGATCGAGGCGATCCCGTCGGCAACCGAGCCCGTGGATGCCCGAATAATCCGGGAAGAAGGCGAGGACCGGGCTATGGGCCTCGTCCACGAACTCGACGAAGACCTCGAATCCCAGGTGCGCCGTATCTATCTCGAAGGCATGACATATGCCGAAGCCGCAGAGGCCGACGGGATCCCGCTGGGAACCCTGAAGAGCCGGGTGCGACGGGCCCTCATCACCATCCGCGCGAAGATGCTCGATGACTGA
- a CDS encoding anti-sigma factor — protein MTERSEQRRDRDLLAAELALGLLDGPEHADAQRALLSDPAFRASHAFWSAKAGEWLESVPAGGEAPNLLTRIEDAIDAEANPAVDAVPERNGGFARAWAIAATVAAVLAIGSTVLFQQREAAALGDNAALARQLAQAEGERQVAQITGEASRVLVSALYDPAQGTITLKLDVPNEPARVPELWVIPGDGQPRSLGTFITASAEIAIDPALRPYLTDGAKLAITMEPETGAPHAAPTGPILGATELKSL, from the coding sequence ATGACTGAGCGCAGCGAACAACGGCGCGATCGCGACCTCTTGGCGGCCGAACTCGCGCTCGGCCTGCTGGACGGGCCGGAGCATGCGGATGCTCAGCGCGCGCTGCTGAGCGATCCCGCGTTCCGGGCGTCGCACGCTTTCTGGAGCGCCAAGGCAGGAGAATGGCTCGAAAGCGTGCCGGCCGGCGGCGAAGCGCCCAATCTTCTGACGCGGATCGAAGACGCGATCGATGCCGAGGCCAACCCCGCTGTCGATGCCGTGCCGGAGCGCAATGGAGGCTTCGCGCGCGCTTGGGCGATCGCGGCGACCGTCGCGGCGGTCCTTGCGATCGGCAGCACGGTCCTGTTCCAGCAACGCGAGGCGGCCGCACTCGGTGACAACGCGGCGCTTGCCCGCCAGCTCGCGCAGGCCGAGGGGGAGCGGCAGGTGGCGCAGATAACCGGGGAAGCCAGCCGCGTGCTGGTGAGCGCGCTCTACGATCCGGCGCAAGGGACCATCACGCTGAAGCTCGACGTGCCGAACGAACCCGCCCGCGTGCCCGAACTCTGGGTGATCCCGGGCGACGGGCAGCCGCGCTCGCTCGGCACGTTCATCACCGCGAGCGCCGAGATCGCGATCGATCCGGCGCTGCGGCCCTACCTCACCGACGGGGCGAAACTGGCAATCACGATGGAGCCGGAAACGGGCGCGCCCCACGCCGCGCCGACCGGGCCGATCCTCGGCGCGACCGAGCTCAAGTCTCTTTGA
- a CDS encoding TonB-dependent receptor, translated as MTKAAARYLAGTALLAFAGSAQAQDAAPAIADTREIVVTGEGLPVPPATPAYDTQVLDREALIATGSGRIEDALSAVAGFQQFRRSDSRSANPSAQGATLRALGGNASSRAQVLLDGVPMADPFFGYIPFSAIAPERLASARVTRGGGSGPFGAGALAGTIELTSAGAGTGAGSLGPAGGKLLVNDRAETEASMFAAPRLGEGFVAVSGRWDRGKGFWTTPADQRVPASARAAYDARSAQIRAVAPVSSDAELQARVLAFRDERTLRFDGADSSMEGGDGSLRLVGRGLWQFDVLGYVQARNFSNVVISSTSFRPVLDQRNTPSTGLGGKIEVRPPTGTANVLRLGLDYRKATGELYEDAISGITGRITERRNAGGTNTDLGLFAENDLTLGALTLTGGLRADRTTVRDGFYRARTAAGTTTVDTVYPDRADWSASVRGGAVLQVADGLRLRAAGYTGLRLPTLNELYRPFVVFPVTTEANAALRNERLVGYEAGVDYAPVAGVDLSLTAFDNRVRSAIANVTIAPNLRRRQNIDAIHARGVEAAAAFEVGPVNFAGSLAYTDAVARGSGAAAALDGKRPAQTPRWFAGGTVSYRFAESGLASLTLRHVGAQFEDDLETDVLPAATTLDAFVEIPLAERFAIVLRGENLTDETIFTRNQGGSIDYGTPRTVWAGIKLGL; from the coding sequence ATGACCAAGGCCGCCGCCCGATACCTTGCCGGCACAGCATTGCTGGCGTTCGCCGGTTCTGCCCAAGCACAGGATGCCGCGCCTGCCATTGCCGACACCCGCGAGATCGTGGTCACGGGCGAAGGCCTGCCGGTGCCCCCCGCCACCCCGGCCTACGACACACAGGTGCTGGACCGCGAGGCGCTGATCGCGACCGGATCGGGCCGGATCGAGGATGCATTGTCCGCGGTGGCGGGGTTCCAGCAGTTCCGCCGGTCCGACAGCCGGTCTGCCAACCCCAGCGCTCAAGGCGCGACCCTGCGCGCATTGGGCGGCAACGCTTCCAGCCGGGCGCAGGTGCTGCTCGACGGGGTGCCGATGGCCGATCCGTTTTTCGGCTACATCCCTTTCAGCGCCATCGCGCCCGAACGGCTCGCGAGTGCGCGCGTCACCCGGGGCGGCGGATCGGGTCCGTTCGGCGCGGGCGCGCTCGCCGGCACGATCGAGCTTACGAGTGCGGGGGCAGGGACCGGGGCGGGATCGCTTGGCCCGGCTGGCGGGAAACTACTCGTCAACGACCGGGCGGAGACCGAAGCGAGCATGTTCGCCGCGCCGCGTCTGGGGGAGGGGTTCGTGGCCGTTTCCGGCCGGTGGGATCGCGGCAAGGGGTTCTGGACGACACCGGCGGATCAGCGCGTGCCGGCCAGCGCGCGGGCCGCCTACGACGCCCGCTCGGCGCAGATCCGCGCGGTCGCACCGGTTTCCTCCGACGCCGAGCTTCAGGCCCGCGTGCTCGCCTTTCGCGACGAGCGGACGCTCCGCTTCGACGGGGCCGACAGCTCGATGGAAGGGGGCGACGGATCGCTGCGCCTCGTCGGCCGGGGGCTCTGGCAGTTCGACGTGCTCGGCTATGTTCAGGCGCGCAATTTCAGCAACGTGGTGATCAGTTCCACCAGTTTCCGTCCGGTGCTCGACCAGCGCAACACGCCCTCCACCGGGCTCGGCGGCAAGATCGAGGTTCGCCCGCCCACCGGCACGGCTAACGTTCTGCGTCTGGGTCTCGACTACCGCAAGGCGACCGGCGAGCTGTACGAGGACGCGATCAGCGGCATCACCGGCCGGATTACCGAGCGCAGGAACGCCGGTGGCACCAACACGGACCTCGGCCTGTTCGCCGAGAACGATCTGACGCTCGGCGCGCTGACGCTGACGGGCGGCCTGCGCGCCGACCGAACGACGGTCCGCGACGGTTTCTACCGCGCCCGCACCGCCGCCGGGACGACTACGGTCGACACCGTGTACCCCGACCGCGCGGACTGGAGCGCGTCGGTGCGCGGCGGTGCGGTCTTGCAGGTGGCAGACGGGCTTCGCCTGCGCGCGGCGGGTTACACCGGCCTGCGCCTGCCGACGCTGAACGAACTCTACCGCCCGTTCGTGGTCTTCCCGGTCACCACCGAGGCCAACGCGGCGCTCCGCAACGAGCGGCTGGTCGGTTACGAAGCGGGCGTGGACTATGCGCCGGTCGCCGGCGTCGACCTGTCGCTGACGGCTTTCGACAACCGGGTGCGCAGCGCCATCGCCAACGTCACCATCGCCCCCAACCTGCGCCGGCGGCAGAACATCGACGCGATCCATGCTCGCGGGGTCGAGGCGGCCGCGGCGTTTGAGGTCGGCCCGGTGAATTTCGCCGGGTCGCTGGCCTATACCGATGCCGTCGCACGGGGCAGCGGAGCGGCCGCGGCGCTCGACGGCAAGCGGCCGGCCCAGACCCCGCGCTGGTTCGCCGGGGGGACGGTATCGTATCGGTTCGCGGAAAGCGGGCTCGCCTCGCTGACGCTGCGCCACGTCGGCGCGCAGTTCGAGGACGATCTCGAGACCGACGTGCTGCCGGCCGCGACCACGCTCGACGCGTTCGTCGAAATCCCGTTGGCGGAGCGTTTCGCGATCGTGCTGCGGGGCGAGAACCTGACCGACGAGACCATCTTCACCCGCAACCAGGGCGGGTCGATCGATTACGGTACCCCGCGCACGGTCTGGGCGGGTATCAAGCTGGGGCTGTAG
- a CDS encoding glycosyltransferase family 2 protein, with translation MGIQQQLFQEQTGRAAASGDAVDVTIVMPCLNEIQSLPHCIGNALQALVRIRTELGMSGEIVIADNGSTDGSQAFAIELGARVVPVADRGYGAALIGGCHGAAGTYIVMGDCDGSYDFTEGVAMVAELAKGHDLCMGNRFRGGIAPGAMPWKNRHIGNPALTGLLNLFFRTGMGDAHCGLRAIRRDAFERLNLSGSGMEFASEMVIKAALLKLDMVEVPATLSPDLRQRAPHLRPWRDGWRHLRYLFMLSPTWVFGVPGLVALVLAAIILGTATAQSMGLVAGPRFFGASWSVVGAFLATCGHFCLLCAAAMHLHGVRSGYRRLRPMFARFAPVLTLEHTLMAGGALVVLSMGALGVVGTEWANDGFTALDDILPLVVSVMIGAIGVQTLVGAFLLAIIAGNDNRFAPRG, from the coding sequence ATGGGCATTCAGCAGCAGCTTTTTCAGGAGCAAACAGGGCGCGCGGCGGCAAGCGGCGATGCCGTCGACGTCACCATCGTGATGCCCTGTCTCAACGAGATACAAAGCCTGCCGCACTGCATCGGCAACGCGCTGCAAGCGCTCGTGCGCATCCGCACCGAACTCGGGATGTCGGGCGAGATCGTCATCGCGGACAACGGCTCGACCGACGGCAGCCAGGCGTTTGCGATCGAACTCGGCGCCCGCGTGGTGCCGGTGGCGGACCGCGGATACGGCGCGGCGCTGATCGGCGGCTGCCACGGGGCGGCCGGCACCTACATCGTCATGGGGGACTGCGACGGCAGCTACGACTTCACCGAAGGCGTCGCGATGGTAGCCGAACTCGCCAAGGGCCACGATCTGTGCATGGGCAACCGCTTTCGCGGCGGCATCGCACCGGGCGCGATGCCGTGGAAGAACCGCCACATCGGCAACCCGGCGCTCACGGGCCTCCTCAACCTCTTCTTCCGTACCGGCATGGGCGACGCGCATTGCGGCCTCCGCGCCATTCGCAGGGACGCGTTCGAGCGGCTCAACCTGTCGGGCAGCGGGATGGAATTCGCCAGCGAGATGGTGATCAAGGCCGCGCTGCTGAAACTCGACATGGTCGAAGTGCCCGCTACCCTGTCGCCCGACCTGCGCCAGCGCGCGCCGCACCTGCGCCCCTGGCGCGACGGCTGGCGGCACTTGCGCTACCTGTTCATGCTCAGCCCCACTTGGGTCTTCGGCGTACCGGGACTGGTGGCACTGGTGCTCGCGGCGATCATCCTCGGCACCGCCACTGCGCAGTCCATGGGCCTCGTCGCGGGTCCGCGCTTCTTCGGCGCGAGCTGGAGTGTGGTGGGGGCATTTCTCGCCACCTGCGGCCATTTCTGCCTGCTGTGCGCGGCCGCCATGCACCTTCACGGCGTGCGCAGCGGATACCGGCGGCTACGGCCCATGTTCGCCCGCTTCGCGCCCGTTCTCACGCTCGAGCATACCCTGATGGCAGGCGGCGCGCTCGTCGTGCTGTCGATGGGCGCGCTTGGCGTGGTCGGCACCGAATGGGCGAACGATGGCTTCACCGCGCTCGACGACATCCTGCCTCTCGTGGTCTCGGTGATGATCGGTGCGATCGGCGTCCAGACGCTGGTCGGCGCGTTCCTGCTGGCGATCATCGCGGGCAACGACAACCGCTTCGCACCACGGGGATAA
- a CDS encoding glycosyltransferase encodes MGKPVLSVVMPVHGGGAWLDAALASIPDAADGDVEVLVLDSTSSGPCRDAVDRHARRLRIDYAWMPATPSWTAKTNLGVERARADHVCTLHQDDCWLPGRLEGFLSERSRYPDATLFLGPSRIVDGSGRDLGPWQLPVPFGPVAEDVLRSALLVQNSIAIPAPVVRRDAWLAVGGLDEALWYAADWDLWLKLAAHGTAIHHPRPATAFRVHGNSLTMSGDRGEMATELERVLARHMPPGCREERVCRTSVKVNVLLARAVSGSPFSALKAIAAILALGPRGAVRYLHASRFAERILPRLRARFAGVF; translated from the coding sequence ATGGGCAAGCCCGTCCTGTCGGTCGTCATGCCGGTCCATGGCGGCGGAGCCTGGCTGGACGCGGCGTTGGCGAGCATTCCCGATGCCGCGGACGGCGATGTCGAAGTGCTGGTCCTCGATTCTACCTCGTCGGGCCCCTGCCGCGATGCGGTGGACCGGCACGCACGGCGGCTCCGGATCGACTATGCCTGGATGCCCGCCACGCCGAGCTGGACCGCCAAGACCAACCTCGGCGTAGAACGGGCGCGTGCCGATCACGTCTGCACCCTCCACCAGGACGACTGCTGGCTGCCCGGCCGGCTGGAAGGCTTCCTGTCGGAGCGAAGCCGGTATCCCGATGCGACCCTGTTCCTCGGCCCGTCGCGCATCGTCGACGGAAGCGGGCGCGACCTCGGTCCGTGGCAATTGCCCGTGCCGTTCGGTCCGGTCGCCGAAGACGTGCTGCGCAGCGCGCTTCTCGTCCAGAATTCCATCGCCATTCCCGCACCGGTCGTGCGCCGGGATGCATGGCTCGCGGTGGGCGGCCTCGACGAGGCGCTCTGGTACGCGGCCGACTGGGACCTCTGGCTCAAGCTTGCCGCCCACGGGACGGCGATCCACCATCCGCGCCCGGCCACCGCCTTCCGCGTCCACGGCAATTCGCTCACCATGAGCGGCGACCGCGGCGAGATGGCGACGGAACTCGAACGCGTGCTTGCGCGCCACATGCCGCCGGGTTGCCGCGAAGAGCGCGTGTGCCGCACATCGGTAAAGGTCAACGTTCTGCTTGCGCGGGCCGTGTCCGGCAGCCCCTTCAGCGCGTTGAAGGCGATTGCGGCGATCCTCGCGCTGGGGCCGCGCGGGGCGGTTCGTTATCTCCACGCCTCGCGGTTCGCCGAGCGCATCCTTCCGCGCCTGCGCGCGCGGTTTGCGGGGGTGTTCTGA